The Lutibacter sp. Hel_I_33_5 genome has a window encoding:
- a CDS encoding pyridoxal-phosphate dependent enzyme has translation MNYAKNILETIGNTPMVRLNSVTKEVDALVLAKVETFNPGNSVKDRMALKMIEDAEADGRLKPGGTIIEGTSGNTGMGLALAAIVKGYKCIFVISDKQSKEKMDILRAVGAEVVVCPTNVEPDDPRSYYSVSKRLGKETPNSWYVNQYDNPSNAVAHYEQTAPEIWEQTDGKITHFVVGVGTGGTVSGTAKYLKEKNPNIKIWGVDTYGSVFKKYHETGIFDENEIYPYITEGIGEDILPKNVDFSLIDGFTKVTDKDAAVYTRKIAKEEGIFVGNSAGSAIKGLLQLKEHFTKDDVVVVLFHDHGSRYVGKMFNDDWMRDRGFLEEEVTTAADLIKSHVDKSMVTLQTEELVSHAIERMRDFKISQIPVRDANGFVGSVDESDLLHSFIADKDIADKPIKEVMGAAFPIVKKSAGIEEVSKLITKENPAVLVDLENGKHHIITKYDIISAM, from the coding sequence ATGAATTACGCAAAAAATATATTGGAAACTATTGGTAATACACCAATGGTTCGCTTAAATTCTGTAACAAAAGAAGTGGATGCTTTAGTGTTAGCAAAAGTAGAAACATTTAACCCAGGAAATTCTGTAAAAGATAGAATGGCGTTAAAAATGATTGAAGATGCAGAAGCTGATGGACGTTTAAAACCAGGAGGAACAATTATTGAAGGTACTTCTGGAAATACAGGGATGGGTTTAGCATTAGCAGCTATTGTAAAAGGTTACAAATGTATTTTTGTTATTTCTGATAAGCAATCCAAAGAAAAAATGGATATTTTACGTGCTGTTGGAGCTGAGGTTGTGGTTTGTCCAACAAATGTAGAACCAGATGATCCAAGGTCATATTATTCAGTATCTAAACGATTAGGGAAAGAAACACCAAATTCTTGGTATGTAAATCAATATGATAATCCGTCAAATGCTGTAGCGCATTATGAACAAACTGCACCAGAAATTTGGGAACAAACAGATGGTAAAATCACCCACTTTGTTGTTGGTGTAGGTACTGGTGGAACTGTTTCTGGAACAGCTAAATACTTAAAAGAGAAAAATCCGAATATTAAAATTTGGGGCGTAGATACGTATGGTTCAGTTTTTAAAAAATATCATGAAACTGGTATTTTTGATGAGAACGAAATTTATCCTTACATCACAGAAGGAATTGGAGAAGATATTTTACCTAAAAACGTAGATTTTTCTTTAATAGATGGGTTTACAAAAGTAACAGATAAAGATGCGGCAGTTTATACACGTAAAATTGCCAAAGAAGAAGGGATTTTTGTAGGTAATTCTGCAGGTTCGGCTATTAAAGGCTTGTTACAATTAAAAGAGCATTTTACAAAAGATGATGTCGTTGTGGTGTTATTTCATGACCATGGAAGTAGGTATGTGGGTAAAATGTTTAATGATGATTGGATGCGAGATAGAGGTTTCCTTGAAGAAGAAGTAACAACCGCTGCAGATTTAATAAAAAGTCATGTTGACAAATCTATGGTAACTTTACAAACAGAAGAATTAGTTTCTCATGCCATTGAAAGAATGCGTGATTTTAAAATATCTCAAATTCCAGTTAGAGACGCTAATGGATTTGTTGGATCTGTAGATGAATCTGATTTATTGCATAGTTTTATTGCTGATAAAGATATTGCGGATAAACCCATAAAAGAAGTCATGGGAGCAGCGTTTCCTATTGTGAAAAAATCAGCAGGAATTGAAGAGGTTTCTAAATTAATCACCAAGGAAAACCCAGCTGTTTTAGTTGATTTAGAAAATGGTAAGCATCATATAATTACAAAATATGATATTATAAGTGCTATGTAA
- a CDS encoding ABC transporter permease, which translates to MNYELFIAKRIIAGKEYKNSISSPIIKIAITAIALGFIIMMIAVTVGDGFQHKIRDKMAGFKGHIQIMNYDNNNSDVSTSPIDKNQDFYPAFKDISGIKNVQIVASRGGIIRTETDFEGILMKGVSTDYDWSFFKSYLKEGRIPNLNLERCREILVSKTIMNRLSLKLNDTINTYFLKDSRKSLPSKRKQVIVGVYDTGFAQFDGSVILGDIREVQRLNKWNENQVGGFEVLIDDFDELKQKGNEVYSSIGSTLNSMTIVGNNPAIFDWIKLTNNNVWFIIGIMILVASINMITALLVMILERVQMIGILKALGSNDTSVRKIFLYNAAYLILKGLFWGNIIAFVLLMTQKQFGIISLDPETYYVTKIPVYFNIGYILLLNLGTLVLCFVMLVIPSYIITKILPVKSIKFA; encoded by the coding sequence TTGAATTACGAGTTATTTATAGCCAAACGCATCATTGCTGGCAAAGAGTATAAAAATAGCATTTCATCGCCAATAATAAAAATTGCAATCACTGCAATTGCTTTAGGTTTTATTATTATGATGATTGCGGTTACTGTTGGTGATGGTTTTCAGCATAAAATTCGTGATAAAATGGCTGGTTTTAAAGGTCATATTCAAATTATGAATTATGATAATAATAATTCTGATGTTTCTACAAGTCCGATTGATAAAAATCAAGATTTCTATCCAGCGTTTAAAGATATCAGCGGTATTAAAAATGTACAAATAGTTGCAAGTAGAGGAGGGATTATAAGAACAGAAACTGATTTTGAAGGTATTTTAATGAAAGGTGTTTCTACCGATTATGATTGGTCTTTTTTTAAGAGTTATTTAAAAGAAGGTAGAATTCCGAATTTAAATTTAGAGCGTTGTAGGGAAATATTAGTTTCTAAAACTATTATGAATCGTTTAAGTTTAAAATTGAATGATACTATCAATACATACTTTTTAAAAGACTCTAGAAAATCCTTACCAAGTAAAAGAAAGCAAGTTATTGTTGGTGTTTATGATACTGGTTTTGCTCAATTTGATGGTTCAGTTATTCTTGGAGATATTAGAGAAGTACAACGATTAAATAAATGGAACGAAAATCAAGTTGGAGGTTTTGAGGTATTGATTGATGATTTTGATGAGTTAAAACAAAAAGGAAACGAAGTCTACAGTTCAATTGGTTCAACATTAAATAGCATGACTATTGTTGGTAATAATCCTGCAATTTTTGATTGGATAAAACTAACCAATAATAATGTGTGGTTTATTATTGGAATTATGATTTTAGTGGCTAGTATTAATATGATTACCGCTTTGTTAGTGATGATTTTAGAAAGAGTGCAAATGATTGGTATTTTAAAGGCATTAGGTTCTAATGATACCAGTGTTAGAAAAATATTTTTATATAATGCTGCCTATTTAATTTTAAAAGGATTGTTTTGGGGAAATATAATAGCATTCGTTCTACTAATGACTCAAAAACAATTTGGAATAATTTCTTTAGATCCAGAAACCTATTATGTAACTAAGATTCCTGTGTATTTTAATATAGGGTATATTCTACTTTTAAATCTTGGAACATTGGTTTTATGTTTTGTAATGCTTGTAATACCTTCTTATATAATTACAAAAATACTCCCAGTCAAATCAATCAAATTTGCATAA
- a CDS encoding exo-beta-N-acetylmuramidase NamZ domain-containing protein gives MKLSRFKSTYLLLFLLMNFQLISCAQKTKGQRLKVKSESLKTEKPKIKTGAERTNLYLNILKGKIVAVVANQTSVIFREVRNSKKKAKHLVDTLLALNINLKKVFSPEHGFRGKADAGAHVDDGIDTKTGLPILSLHGKNKKPTKDQLKGIDIVVFDIQDVGVRFYTYISTLHYVMEACAEAGIPVIVLDRPNPNGHYVDGPVLEPKHSSFVGKHPVPVVYGMTIGEYGHMINGENWLANSVQCDLTVIRLANYTHKTTYSLPIKPSPNLPNDKSINLYPSLGFFEGTTINAGRGTSTQFQMYGAPFFKETKFSYTPKANEGAKYPKHKNKLCNGIDLRTNKHLSRLDLSFLKDAYKRTPIKEKFFGKTFTIHAGTKKLQQQIEQGLTESQIRRTWTKDLKAFKKVRKKYLIYE, from the coding sequence ATGAAATTAAGTAGATTCAAAAGTACATATTTATTATTGTTTTTATTGATGAATTTTCAGCTGATTTCTTGTGCGCAGAAGACAAAAGGTCAAAGATTAAAGGTGAAAAGTGAAAGTTTAAAAACAGAAAAACCTAAAATTAAAACTGGTGCGGAAAGAACAAACCTTTATTTGAATATTTTAAAAGGAAAAATTGTTGCTGTGGTGGCGAATCAGACTTCGGTTATTTTTAGAGAAGTAAGAAACAGCAAGAAAAAAGCAAAACATTTAGTAGATACTCTTTTAGCTTTAAATATTAATTTGAAAAAAGTTTTTTCTCCAGAACATGGTTTCAGAGGAAAAGCTGATGCCGGCGCTCATGTAGATGATGGGATTGACACAAAAACTGGATTGCCTATTTTATCACTCCATGGAAAAAACAAAAAACCTACTAAAGATCAATTAAAAGGTATTGATATCGTTGTTTTTGATATTCAAGATGTTGGCGTACGTTTTTACACCTACATTTCTACTTTACATTATGTTATGGAAGCTTGTGCAGAAGCAGGAATTCCTGTGATAGTTTTAGACAGACCAAACCCTAACGGACATTATGTTGACGGACCCGTTTTAGAACCTAAACATTCAAGTTTTGTTGGTAAACACCCTGTTCCTGTTGTTTATGGAATGACGATTGGCGAATACGGACACATGATTAACGGCGAAAATTGGTTAGCAAATAGTGTTCAATGTGATTTAACTGTTATTCGATTAGCAAATTACACACACAAAACTACTTATAGTTTACCGATAAAACCTTCACCGAATTTACCAAATGATAAAAGTATAAACCTCTATCCTAGTTTAGGTTTTTTTGAAGGCACAACTATAAACGCTGGTAGAGGAACAAGTACTCAATTTCAAATGTATGGTGCACCTTTTTTTAAGGAAACTAAATTTAGCTATACACCAAAAGCTAATGAAGGTGCTAAATACCCAAAACACAAAAACAAACTTTGTAACGGTATAGATTTACGTACTAATAAACATTTAAGTCGTTTAGACTTATCATTTTTGAAAGATGCCTATAAACGAACTCCAATAAAAGAAAAATTCTTCGGAAAAACATTTACAATTCATGCAGGTACTAAAAAACTACAACAACAAATTGAGCAAGGTTTAACAGAATCTCAAATTAGAAGAACTTGGACTAAAGATTTGAAAGCGTTTAAGAAAGTTAGAAAGAAGTATTTGATTTATGAGTAA
- a CDS encoding GIY-YIG nuclease family protein, with product MKTIHQYYVYILASKIRGTLYIGVTNDLQRRVYEHKMGIKKGFTQKYNVSKLMYFETFQSIEEAITRESNMKKWKRDWKIKLIEKDNIKWLDLPKDWYDNILKD from the coding sequence ATGAAAACAATCCATCAATATTATGTTTATATTTTAGCAAGCAAGATTAGAGGAACATTATATATTGGTGTAACTAATGATTTACAAAGAAGAGTTTACGAACACAAAATGGGAATCAAAAAAGGTTTCACTCAAAAGTATAACGTAAGTAAACTAATGTATTTTGAGACATTTCAAAGCATTGAAGAAGCAATTACAAGAGAAAGTAATATGAAGAAATGGAAACGTGACTGGAAAATAAAACTGATTGAAAAAGACAACATAAAATGGTTAGATTTACCTAAAGATTGGTATGATAACATTTTAAAGGATTAG
- a CDS encoding sterol desaturase family protein: METIIHYFENIPSPHRAAIVVGGITFFWLLEGALPLFNFKYKKWKHAFPNLFFTATTIIINFALAFLLLQTADWVQVNNFGLINWLPEMPLWLYVVLGVVFLDFFGAYLAHFTEHKVKPLWMVHLVHHTDHKVDTTTANRHHPIESVIRFTFTLLGIFLVGTPIGIVMLYQSCSLISTQFTHANLKMPRKIDKLISFVLVSPDMHKVHHHNMLPYTDSNYGNIFSIWDRIFGTYLELDREKINYGVDTFPDEATNSSLKELLKQPFQGYRKPTNLE, encoded by the coding sequence TTGGAAACAATCATACATTATTTTGAGAATATACCCTCGCCACATAGAGCAGCTATTGTTGTTGGAGGAATTACTTTTTTCTGGCTTTTAGAGGGTGCATTACCGCTATTTAATTTTAAATATAAAAAATGGAAACATGCCTTTCCGAATCTGTTTTTTACAGCAACAACCATTATCATAAATTTTGCATTGGCGTTTTTATTACTACAAACTGCAGATTGGGTACAAGTCAATAATTTTGGATTAATTAATTGGTTACCAGAAATGCCTTTGTGGTTGTATGTGGTTTTAGGTGTTGTTTTCTTAGATTTTTTCGGAGCGTACTTAGCGCATTTTACAGAGCACAAAGTAAAACCTTTATGGATGGTGCATTTGGTACATCACACAGATCATAAAGTTGATACTACTACGGCGAATAGACATCATCCAATAGAAAGTGTTATCCGTTTTACATTTACCTTATTAGGTATTTTTCTAGTAGGAACACCCATTGGAATTGTTATGTTGTATCAATCTTGTTCGTTAATTTCTACTCAGTTTACGCATGCTAATCTTAAAATGCCGAGGAAGATTGATAAGTTAATTAGTTTTGTATTGGTTTCGCCAGATATGCATAAAGTGCATCATCATAATATGTTGCCGTATACAGATTCTAATTACGGAAATATCTTTTCTATTTGGGATAGAATTTTTGGAACCTACTTAGAATTAGATAGAGAAAAAATTAATTATGGTGTTGATACTTTTCCAGATGAAGCAACAAACTCTTCTTTAAAAGAATTATTAAAACAACCCTTTCAAGGATATAGGAAACCGACTAATTTGGAGTAG